One Clostridium sp. CM027 genomic window carries:
- a CDS encoding pyridoxal phosphate-dependent aminotransferase yields the protein MVNVAIGNVSLPTNPAMQKRMFALDSPESPFAKGTVRYSGTAGVAEAQDAFKNILNCQGFDTSKLFVQVTDGGSTGIEMLLLGVCGASGTDDKPLMMIDPAYTNYISFAERIGRKTVTVKRHLDDDGKFSLPELDKIEESIKKNNPGALLVIPYDNPTGQLYDYATLKELAKICVKYNMWMISDEAYRELYYVNSDLISIWGITDADVPGIEGRRISLDTASKIWSACGLRIGALITDNEEFHTQSVAEYTANLCANVIGQYIFGALAHESKEQLDEWCIGLREYYKKLLFKFYSCMKKLDPGLIVSSPDAAIYSVVDVRNVVKPGFDSIEFVMYCAQEGSVDFHGVETTLLVAPMKGFYDIKPGESNPGSTQMRIAFVETPENMAKVPELFVKLLRKYEGIR from the coding sequence TTGGTCAACGTAGCGATTGGAAACGTTTCCCTACCAACAAATCCTGCTATGCAGAAAAGAATGTTTGCATTGGATTCACCTGAAAGCCCATTTGCAAAGGGTACTGTAAGATATTCAGGTACTGCCGGTGTAGCCGAGGCTCAGGATGCATTTAAAAACATTCTCAATTGCCAAGGGTTTGATACTAGCAAATTATTTGTTCAGGTAACCGATGGTGGATCCACTGGTATTGAGATGTTATTACTTGGTGTTTGCGGAGCTTCCGGCACTGATGATAAACCTCTTATGATGATTGACCCAGCCTATACAAATTATATTTCTTTTGCAGAAAGAATTGGCCGTAAAACTGTTACAGTAAAGCGTCATTTAGACGATGATGGCAAGTTCAGCCTTCCAGAACTAGACAAAATTGAAGAATCTATTAAAAAGAATAATCCCGGAGCACTTCTTGTAATCCCTTACGACAATCCTACAGGGCAGCTCTACGACTATGCAACTCTTAAAGAACTTGCTAAAATATGCGTAAAATATAATATGTGGATGATTAGCGATGAAGCTTATCGTGAACTATATTATGTCAACAGTGACCTCATAAGTATCTGGGGAATCACTGATGCAGATGTACCTGGCATAGAGGGCAGAAGAATAAGTCTCGATACCGCATCAAAGATATGGAGTGCCTGTGGTTTAAGAATAGGGGCTTTAATCACTGATAATGAAGAGTTCCATACTCAATCAGTAGCTGAATATACTGCTAACCTTTGCGCCAATGTAATAGGTCAGTATATCTTCGGAGCACTAGCTCATGAAAGCAAAGAACAGCTTGATGAATGGTGTATAGGACTCCGTGAGTATTACAAAAAACTCTTGTTTAAATTCTATAGTTGTATGAAGAAACTGGACCCAGGTCTTATTGTTTCTAGCCCTGATGCAGCTATATACTCAGTAGTTGACGTTAGAAATGTTGTAAAACCAGGATTTGATTCAATCGAATTTGTTATGTATTGTGCCCAAGAAGGCTCAGTGGATTTCCACGGAGTGGAAACAACTCTTCTGGTAGCACCTATGAAAGGTTTCTATGACATTAAACCAGGCGAATCTAATCCAGGAAGCACTCAGATGCGTATCGCATTCGTAGAAACTCCAGAAAACATGGCAAAAGTTCCTGAGTTATTCGTTAAGCTTCTAAGAAAATATGAGGGTATACGTTAA
- the iscB gene encoding RNA-guided endonuclease IscB, whose translation MVEYSFVLDLAGNRLSPCNKNKAYYLIRNKKAKMLNKFPMVIQLFKIVKENNNNKTKTYLGIDDGSKHVGLGIIQDCNNKVKPIFKGTIELRDDVSKKMAIRKGYRTYHRYHKRYREKRFNNRQSSKRKGRLAPTIMQKKQSILRVVNKITKWIKIDSIYLENVLIDIRVLTEGRSLYKWQYQKSNRLDNNIRIAALMRDNFTCVDCGSKENLQEHHIKPRRAKGADSIHNVVTLCKSCHTKTFGREIELIDQYLAIIKGRKLNLSDALHVMQGKKNLQTELKKIAPLYLTTGGDTANHRNDWDIEKTHSNDALVICNVDIKKNNIDIKDWQISPLRKKSKGDAELIVKGFKHRDYVKYTKKNGTEYIGYITALYPSKNQFNMTRTNGEILKRYGLKSLKLLSRPKCIRWI comes from the coding sequence ATGGTCGAATATTCATTTGTACTGGACTTAGCTGGCAACAGACTAAGCCCATGCAACAAAAATAAAGCTTATTACCTTATTAGAAATAAAAAAGCCAAAATGCTTAATAAATTTCCGATGGTAATACAATTGTTTAAAATAGTTAAGGAGAATAACAATAATAAAACTAAAACCTATCTTGGAATTGACGATGGGAGTAAACATGTTGGGCTAGGAATAATTCAAGATTGTAATAACAAAGTAAAACCAATTTTCAAGGGGACTATAGAACTTAGAGATGACGTTTCTAAAAAAATGGCTATAAGAAAAGGGTATAGGACATATCATAGATATCATAAAAGGTATAGAGAAAAGAGATTTAATAATAGGCAATCATCTAAAAGAAAAGGTAGACTTGCTCCAACGATAATGCAAAAGAAACAATCCATTTTACGAGTTGTAAACAAAATAACCAAATGGATTAAGATAGATTCGATATATTTAGAAAATGTGTTAATAGACATACGAGTTCTAACTGAAGGTAGAAGTCTATACAAATGGCAATATCAAAAATCTAATAGACTGGATAATAACATTAGGATAGCGGCACTCATGAGAGATAACTTTACTTGTGTTGATTGTGGTTCTAAAGAAAATTTACAAGAACACCACATTAAACCAAGACGTGCTAAAGGAGCCGACAGCATACATAATGTTGTAACATTATGCAAGTCCTGTCACACAAAAACCTTTGGCAGAGAAATCGAGTTAATAGATCAATATTTAGCTATAATAAAAGGTAGAAAATTAAATCTTAGTGATGCATTGCATGTTATGCAAGGTAAAAAAAACTTACAGACTGAACTTAAAAAAATAGCCCCATTATATTTAACTACGGGTGGCGATACTGCAAACCATAGAAATGATTGGGATATAGAAAAAACACACTCAAATGATGCTTTAGTTATATGTAACGTAGATATCAAAAAAAATAATATTGATATCAAAGACTGGCAAATATCACCTTTACGTAAAAAATCTAAGGGTGACGCAGAGCTAATTGTAAAAGGATTTAAGCATAGAGATTATGTAAAGTATACCAAGAAAAATGGAACCGAGTATATTGGATATATTACAGCATTATACCCAAGTAAAAATCAATTTAACATGACACGAACAAATGGTGAGATATTAAAAAGATATGGTCTAAAAAGCTTGAAACTATTATCGAGACCAAAATGTATACGGTGGATATAA